Proteins from a genomic interval of Nitrospina gracilis Nb-211:
- a CDS encoding integration host factor subunit alpha: MTKQDIINHVSQEASLSRAKAEEAVETVIKLIKESLGQGEPVILRRFGTFQVKSKTKRMGRNPKTGEEAEISARKVVRFKSGKHFKQAVNSEGE; encoded by the coding sequence ATGACCAAGCAAGACATTATCAACCATGTATCGCAGGAAGCGAGCCTGTCCCGGGCGAAAGCCGAAGAAGCGGTCGAAACCGTGATCAAGCTGATCAAGGAATCGTTGGGGCAGGGGGAGCCTGTGATCTTGCGGCGTTTTGGAACCTTCCAGGTCAAGTCCAAGACCAAGCGCATGGGCCGAAACCCCAAAACCGGTGAAGAAGCTGAAATTTCCGCCCGTAAAGTGGTCCGTTTCAAGTCCGGAAAGCACTTCAAACAAGCGGTCAACAGCGAAGGCGAATGA
- the truA gene encoding tRNA pseudouridine(38-40) synthase TruA, whose protein sequence is MRRIKLLLEYEGSQYHGWQYQPNGITIQEVLEGRLETITGRKTPVVASGRTDSGVHAEGQVAHFNTASNMTPHQFLKALNSLLPHDIVVRAVEEVASDFHARKSASRKIYRYTLLNRDHPSALRCKQAHYVAQPLKVTAMRKAARHFVGKHNFKSFQGAGCEAKSTVREIYDLTVKKRGDWIEFSVDGSGFLKHMVRNIIGTLIEVGYGRIEPGAIPEILAARDRRKAGPTAPARGLCLVEVFYDKPKAKRRTASKKK, encoded by the coding sequence ATGCGCCGCATCAAACTCCTCCTCGAATACGAAGGCAGTCAGTACCACGGCTGGCAGTACCAGCCGAACGGGATCACCATCCAGGAAGTGCTGGAAGGGCGGCTCGAGACCATCACCGGTAGAAAAACCCCGGTGGTTGCTTCCGGGCGCACGGATTCCGGTGTGCATGCGGAAGGGCAGGTGGCGCACTTCAACACGGCGTCGAACATGACGCCGCACCAGTTCCTGAAAGCGCTCAACAGCCTTCTGCCGCATGACATCGTGGTGAGGGCGGTGGAGGAGGTGGCTTCGGATTTCCACGCGCGCAAATCCGCGAGCCGCAAGATCTACCGTTACACCCTGCTCAATCGCGATCACCCCTCGGCCCTGCGTTGCAAGCAGGCGCATTACGTCGCCCAGCCGCTCAAAGTCACCGCCATGCGCAAGGCGGCCCGCCACTTCGTCGGCAAGCACAATTTCAAGTCGTTTCAGGGGGCGGGGTGCGAGGCCAAAAGCACGGTGCGGGAGATCTACGACCTCACCGTCAAAAAACGCGGCGACTGGATCGAGTTCTCCGTCGATGGCAGTGGTTTTCTCAAACACATGGTGCGCAACATCATCGGCACGCTGATCGAAGTCGGTTACGGGCGCATCGAACCCGGCGCCATCCCGGAAATTCTCGCCGCGCGCGACCGCAGAAAGGCCGGGCCCACGGCTCCGGCGCGCGGACTCTGCCTGGTCGAAGTGTTTTACGACAAGCCGAAGGCAAAACGCCGCACCGCTTCCAAAAAAAAGTGA
- a CDS encoding aspartate-semialdehyde dehydrogenase, with translation MQKKDAYNVAVVGATGAVGRTMIATLEERKFPVAELRLLASSRSAGSQLPFHGKLITVQELKDDSFAGIDIALFSAGGSTSKQFGPKAVEAGCVVIDNSSAFRMEPGIPLVVPEVNPDALGDKPGIIANPNCSTIQMVMALKPLHDRFRVRRVIVSTYQSVSGSGQKAIDELTHQSRSALNCEPLVKNVYPHQIAFNCLPHIDSFLDNGYTKEEMKMVNETRKIMGDDTISVTPTTVRVPVVYSHSESVYVETDEDIDVAEVRRVLSAFPGVSVVDAPEKNEYPLAIDAAGRDEVMVGRIRKDLTNPKALNLWVVADNLRKGAALNAVQIAEVLIR, from the coding sequence ATGCAGAAGAAAGACGCATACAACGTTGCGGTGGTGGGCGCCACGGGGGCCGTGGGCCGCACCATGATCGCCACCCTGGAGGAACGCAAGTTCCCCGTGGCGGAACTGCGCCTGCTCGCATCCAGCCGCTCGGCGGGGAGTCAACTGCCGTTCCACGGCAAACTCATCACCGTGCAGGAATTGAAGGACGATTCGTTCGCCGGCATCGACATCGCGCTGTTCTCCGCTGGAGGTTCCACCTCCAAACAGTTTGGGCCGAAGGCGGTGGAGGCAGGGTGTGTCGTCATCGACAACAGCAGTGCGTTCCGCATGGAGCCAGGCATCCCGCTGGTGGTGCCGGAGGTCAATCCCGATGCCCTTGGTGACAAGCCGGGCATCATTGCCAATCCCAACTGCTCGACCATCCAGATGGTGATGGCGCTCAAACCCCTGCACGACCGCTTCCGCGTGCGCCGGGTCATCGTCTCGACCTACCAGTCGGTTTCGGGGTCGGGGCAGAAGGCCATCGACGAGTTGACGCATCAGAGCAGAAGCGCGCTCAACTGCGAACCGCTGGTGAAGAACGTCTATCCGCACCAGATCGCGTTCAACTGCCTGCCGCACATCGATTCGTTTCTCGACAACGGCTATACCAAGGAAGAGATGAAGATGGTCAATGAGACCCGCAAGATCATGGGCGACGACACCATAAGCGTCACGCCCACCACGGTGCGGGTGCCGGTGGTGTATTCGCATTCGGAGTCGGTGTATGTCGAGACGGATGAGGACATCGATGTCGCCGAGGTGCGCCGCGTGCTGTCCGCCTTCCCCGGCGTCAGCGTGGTCGATGCGCCGGAGAAGAACGAGTATCCGCTGGCCATCGACGCCGCCGGGCGCGACGAAGTGATGGTGGGGCGCATCCGCAAGGACCTCACCAACCCCAAGGCCCTCAACCTGTGGGTGGTGGCCGACAACCTGCGAAAAGGGGCGGCGCTCAACGCCGTGCAGATCGCCGAAGTGCTGATCCGCTGA
- a CDS encoding FtsB family cell division protein translates to MAIKPKSLNKIQATMALSLLLFAIMVGVAVFSDDGVMTVFNFKDELEKMKEGNVTLTRENKALQEEIEALKKDPLAVERVAREKLNLVRPGETVYQIVPHPDTP, encoded by the coding sequence ATGGCAATCAAACCGAAATCGCTCAATAAAATCCAGGCCACGATGGCGCTCAGCCTGCTGCTGTTCGCCATCATGGTCGGGGTGGCGGTGTTCAGCGATGATGGTGTGATGACGGTGTTTAATTTCAAGGATGAACTTGAGAAAATGAAAGAGGGCAACGTCACCCTGACACGGGAAAACAAAGCCCTGCAGGAAGAAATCGAAGCCCTCAAGAAAGACCCGCTGGCGGTGGAGCGGGTGGCTCGCGAAAAATTAAATCTGGTCCGTCCGGGAGAAACCGTGTACCAGATTGTTCCCCACCCCGATACTCCCTGA
- the hemL gene encoding glutamate-1-semialdehyde 2,1-aminomutase, giving the protein MNRKKSESLFEAAQQVIPGGVNSPVRAFKAVGGHPLFIEKAKGSRLWDVDGNEFIDYNASWGPLIFGHAHPRIVDAVKRAAENGTSFGAPTEIEIEMARKVIDCVPSIERVRMVSSGTEATMSAIRLARGYTKRDKIVKFEGNFHGHGDSLLVKSGSGLMSLGIPDCPGVIEDLAKNTLTLPYNDSDAVRELFDKMGSEIACLIVEPIAGNMGVVPPKEGFLQTLRDVTTKHGALLIFDEVISGFRVGLGGAQKLYGITPDLTTLGKIIGGGLPVGAYGGKKEFMDHIAPVGSVYQAGTLSGNPLAMAAGLEMLNLLSGDGVYENLETKSQRLCDGFRKNAEEAGVPAFFTRVGSMFSMFFTNNEVVDFETVSTCDLEFFKRYFNAMLEAGIYIACSQFEAGFMSAVHTQEEIDRTIEANRDALNKAKG; this is encoded by the coding sequence ATGAACCGCAAGAAATCCGAATCCCTGTTTGAAGCAGCACAACAAGTCATTCCCGGCGGCGTCAACAGCCCTGTCAGGGCCTTCAAGGCCGTTGGCGGCCACCCTCTGTTCATCGAGAAAGCCAAAGGTTCGCGCCTGTGGGACGTGGACGGCAATGAGTTCATCGACTACAACGCCTCGTGGGGGCCTCTCATTTTCGGCCACGCGCATCCGCGGATTGTGGATGCGGTGAAGCGGGCGGCGGAGAACGGCACCAGCTTCGGCGCACCGACCGAAATCGAAATCGAGATGGCGAGGAAGGTCATCGACTGCGTGCCGTCGATCGAGCGGGTGCGCATGGTGAGTTCCGGCACGGAGGCGACGATGAGTGCCATCCGCCTGGCGCGCGGGTACACGAAGCGCGACAAGATCGTCAAATTCGAAGGCAACTTCCATGGCCACGGCGACAGCCTGCTGGTCAAGTCCGGTTCTGGCCTGATGTCTCTGGGCATTCCGGACTGCCCCGGCGTCATCGAGGACCTGGCGAAGAACACGCTGACCCTGCCTTACAACGACAGCGACGCGGTGAGGGAATTGTTCGACAAGATGGGGAGCGAGATCGCCTGTCTCATCGTCGAGCCCATCGCCGGCAACATGGGCGTCGTGCCGCCGAAAGAGGGTTTTCTGCAAACGCTCCGCGACGTTACCACGAAACATGGCGCGTTGCTGATCTTCGACGAGGTCATCAGCGGATTCCGCGTGGGGCTGGGCGGTGCGCAGAAACTGTATGGCATCACTCCGGATCTCACCACGCTGGGCAAGATCATCGGCGGCGGTCTGCCGGTGGGCGCCTATGGCGGGAAGAAAGAGTTCATGGATCACATCGCGCCGGTGGGATCGGTCTATCAGGCGGGAACGCTTTCCGGCAATCCGCTGGCCATGGCGGCGGGACTGGAGATGCTCAACCTGCTCTCCGGCGACGGGGTGTACGAAAACCTGGAGACGAAAAGCCAACGCCTGTGTGACGGGTTCCGCAAGAACGCGGAGGAGGCGGGCGTGCCCGCGTTCTTCACCCGGGTGGGCTCGATGTTCTCCATGTTTTTCACGAATAACGAGGTGGTGGATTTCGAAACCGTGTCCACCTGCGACCTCGAGTTTTTCAAACGCTATTTCAACGCCATGCTGGAAGCGGGTATTTACATTGCCTGTTCGCAGTTCGAGGCGGGATTCATGTCCGCCGTGCATACGCAAGAGGAAATCGATCGCACGATCGAAGCCAACCGCGACGCCCTGAACAAGGCGAAGGGTTGA
- a CDS encoding P-loop NTPase produces MKTYNDLASDGGSNIVEQVVSQQQKLRARMDKIKHKVCLMSGKGGVGKSSITANVAACLAQRGHKVGILDADLNGPSVAKLLGVPNDAKLNVEDEGVHPGEGALGVKIMSMDMLLPSADAPVMWTEDEKASAVWVSTMESTALQELLRDTIWGELDYLLIDMPPGSDRIDNIRDLIPELAGVVEITIPSPISQHIVSKSITKNSKLKVPIIGLVENMATYVCPHCNEEGALFEGQSVEELAKAKGIPFLGRVPFDSRVSKESGKNKLFFTEYPDSITGKALGAIVDGIEKFIQSR; encoded by the coding sequence ATGAAAACGTACAACGACCTGGCTTCTGACGGCGGCTCCAACATTGTGGAGCAGGTGGTCAGCCAACAGCAGAAACTGCGGGCCAGGATGGATAAAATAAAGCACAAGGTTTGCCTGATGAGCGGCAAAGGGGGCGTCGGAAAAAGCTCCATCACCGCCAACGTGGCGGCGTGTCTTGCACAACGCGGGCACAAGGTGGGTATTCTCGATGCGGATCTCAACGGCCCCAGCGTCGCCAAACTCCTGGGCGTACCCAACGACGCCAAACTGAATGTCGAGGACGAGGGCGTGCATCCCGGCGAGGGTGCCCTGGGCGTCAAGATCATGTCCATGGACATGCTGTTGCCCAGCGCCGATGCACCGGTGATGTGGACTGAGGACGAAAAGGCCAGTGCCGTATGGGTGAGCACCATGGAATCGACCGCCCTGCAGGAGCTGTTGCGAGACACCATCTGGGGCGAGTTGGATTACCTGCTGATCGACATGCCGCCGGGCAGTGACCGTATCGACAACATCCGCGACCTGATCCCGGAACTGGCGGGCGTGGTGGAGATCACCATCCCCTCCCCCATCTCCCAGCACATCGTGTCGAAATCCATCACCAAGAATTCCAAGCTCAAAGTGCCGATCATCGGGCTGGTGGAAAACATGGCCACCTACGTGTGCCCGCATTGCAACGAAGAAGGCGCCCTGTTTGAAGGGCAAAGCGTCGAGGAGTTGGCCAAGGCGAAGGGCATCCCCTTCCTGGGCCGGGTCCCCTTTGACAGCCGGGTTTCGAAGGAGTCCGGGAAGAACAAACTGTTTTTTACCGAGTACCCCGATTCGATCACCGGCAAAGCGCTCGGCGCCATCGTCGATGGCATCGAAAAATTCATTCAATCCAGATAA
- a CDS encoding DUF971 domain-containing protein, translated as MSEEPKKKMEVEEMTPSDVKQVDESTLGITWPDGHESVYPVKLLREKCPCAHCIDEWTGEKKIKPGMIPDSIRPLKIKAVGLYALQFDWNDGHSTGLYPYELLRRLCQCGECKA; from the coding sequence ATGAGCGAAGAGCCGAAGAAAAAAATGGAAGTTGAGGAAATGACTCCCAGCGACGTGAAGCAGGTGGATGAATCCACCCTGGGCATCACCTGGCCCGACGGGCACGAATCGGTGTACCCCGTGAAACTGCTTCGCGAAAAATGCCCGTGCGCCCATTGCATCGACGAATGGACGGGCGAGAAGAAGATCAAGCCGGGAATGATTCCGGACAGCATCCGTCCCCTCAAGATCAAGGCGGTGGGTCTCTATGCTTTGCAGTTCGACTGGAACGACGGCCACAGCACCGGGCTCTATCCTTACGAACTCCTGCGGCGGTTGTGCCAATGCGGCGAGTGCAAGGCTTGA
- the leuB gene encoding 3-isopropylmalate dehydrogenase, translated as MSQEYTIAVLPGDGIGPEVTAEAVKVLRVVETRLGLKLNLNEKPVGGAGYEATGHPLPGDTLQAAKEADAVLLGAVGGPKWETIDFSLRPERALLGLRSELNLFANLRPAKVFRALTDASTLKPEVVEGLDILVVRELTGGIYFGEPRGVVSLQGGERRGTNTLVYTESEIVRIAKVAFDVALKRNKKVCSVDKANVLEATGLWREVVTGVHEKDYGEIELSHMYVDNAAMQLVRNPKQFDVIVTTNMFGDILSDEASMLTGSIGMLPSASLGGETAMYEPIHGSAPDIAGKDMANPLATILSVGMMFKYSLDREDVNTALENVVESILEAGYRTKDIMSKGMKEVGCKEMGDLVVQALEKKL; from the coding sequence ATGAGTCAGGAATACACGATTGCAGTTCTGCCGGGCGATGGCATCGGCCCCGAAGTGACCGCCGAAGCGGTGAAGGTGCTCCGGGTGGTGGAGACGCGCCTCGGCCTCAAGTTGAATCTGAACGAGAAGCCCGTCGGCGGCGCGGGGTACGAGGCAACGGGGCACCCCCTGCCCGGCGATACCTTGCAGGCGGCGAAGGAGGCGGACGCAGTCCTGCTCGGCGCGGTGGGCGGTCCCAAATGGGAAACGATTGATTTTTCCTTGCGCCCCGAACGTGCGCTCCTGGGTCTGCGCTCGGAACTCAACCTGTTCGCCAACCTGCGCCCGGCCAAGGTGTTCCGTGCGCTCACCGACGCCTCGACGCTCAAGCCGGAGGTGGTGGAAGGGCTCGACATTCTCGTGGTGCGGGAACTCACCGGCGGCATTTATTTCGGCGAGCCGCGCGGGGTCGTCTCCCTTCAAGGCGGCGAGCGGCGTGGCACCAACACGCTGGTCTATACGGAAAGCGAGATCGTCCGCATCGCCAAGGTCGCCTTCGACGTCGCCCTCAAGCGCAATAAGAAGGTTTGCTCCGTGGACAAGGCCAACGTGCTGGAAGCCACCGGATTGTGGCGCGAGGTGGTGACCGGCGTTCATGAAAAGGATTATGGCGAGATCGAGCTGTCGCACATGTATGTGGACAATGCGGCCATGCAGTTGGTGCGCAACCCGAAGCAGTTCGATGTCATCGTCACCACCAACATGTTCGGCGACATTTTGAGCGACGAAGCCAGCATGCTCACGGGATCGATCGGCATGCTTCCTTCGGCGAGCCTCGGCGGCGAGACGGCGATGTACGAACCGATCCACGGAAGCGCTCCGGATATCGCCGGAAAAGATATGGCCAATCCGCTGGCGACCATCCTGTCGGTGGGCATGATGTTCAAGTATTCGCTCGACCGCGAGGACGTCAACACCGCGCTCGAAAACGTGGTTGAATCGATTCTGGAAGCGGGATACCGTACGAAGGACATCATGTCGAAAGGCATGAAGGAAGTGGGATGCAAGGAGATGGGAGACCTCGTTGTGCAGGCTCTGGAGAAGAAACTCTAA
- a CDS encoding PCP reductase family protein — protein sequence MKFLCIPCDEQMETQKDGLLMTDDSKNIALKFKCKKCGHMIAMLTNKFETEFVSKLGVEAGGASEFSKTPFGMVGSSLAGGKEELKKAEPSDEGEVEWTQEAKDRIQKVPFFVRGMAKKTVINFAKSKGIKVIDAALMDEVRDKVGM from the coding sequence ATGAAGTTCCTTTGCATTCCCTGCGACGAGCAGATGGAAACCCAAAAAGATGGTCTCTTGATGACCGATGACAGCAAGAACATCGCTCTCAAGTTCAAATGTAAAAAGTGCGGGCATATGATCGCCATGCTGACCAATAAATTCGAGACGGAATTCGTGAGCAAGCTCGGTGTGGAAGCGGGCGGCGCCTCGGAGTTCAGCAAAACACCGTTCGGCATGGTAGGCAGTTCGCTGGCCGGGGGCAAAGAAGAACTCAAGAAAGCCGAACCCAGCGACGAAGGCGAAGTCGAATGGACGCAGGAAGCGAAAGACCGCATTCAGAAGGTCCCCTTCTTCGTGCGCGGCATGGCCAAGAAGACGGTCATCAACTTCGCCAAGTCCAAGGGCATCAAGGTGATCGACGCGGCCCTGATGGACGAGGTGCGCGACAAGGTAGGCATGTAA
- the eno gene encoding phosphopyruvate hydratase, protein MSEIVGIQARQILDSRGNPTVEVDVFLEEGLMGRAAVPSGASTGSREALELRDGDKKTYMGKGVQKAVKNINTKIAPELVGIEVTEQRLIDRIMIEMDGTANKGKLGANAILGVSLAVAHAAANDLDIPLFSYIGGSNACELPVPMMNVLNGGAHADNNVDIQEFMIMPVGANSFHQALQMGTEVFHHLKAVLKKKKYNTAVGDEGGFAPNLKSNAEAIEVLLAAIKSAGYKEGKDILLALDVAASELYQNKKYVLAAEKKSKLTSDEMVDYLAGLVKKYPIVSIEDGLAENDWKGWEKLTKKVGDTTQLVGDDLFVTNTKILKKGIQEGVCNSILIKVNQIGTLTETLEAVEMAKRAGYTAVISHRSGETEDTTIADISVGVNSGQIKTGSLCRTDRVAKYNQLLRIEEMLGPSAVFKGREVFYNLGM, encoded by the coding sequence ATGAGCGAGATCGTTGGCATTCAGGCAAGACAGATTCTGGATTCGCGGGGCAACCCGACGGTGGAAGTGGATGTGTTTCTGGAAGAAGGATTGATGGGCCGCGCGGCGGTGCCTTCCGGCGCGTCCACCGGATCGCGCGAGGCGTTGGAGTTGCGCGACGGAGACAAGAAGACCTACATGGGCAAGGGCGTGCAGAAGGCGGTGAAGAACATCAACACCAAAATTGCGCCGGAACTGGTAGGCATCGAGGTTACGGAGCAACGGCTGATCGACCGCATCATGATCGAGATGGACGGCACCGCCAACAAGGGCAAGCTGGGGGCGAACGCCATCCTCGGCGTGTCTCTGGCGGTGGCGCACGCGGCGGCGAACGATCTCGACATCCCCCTGTTCAGCTACATCGGCGGGAGCAACGCGTGCGAACTGCCGGTTCCGATGATGAACGTGCTGAACGGCGGCGCACACGCCGACAACAACGTCGATATCCAGGAATTCATGATCATGCCCGTCGGCGCGAACAGCTTTCACCAGGCCCTGCAGATGGGCACCGAGGTGTTTCATCACCTGAAAGCCGTGCTCAAAAAGAAAAAATACAACACCGCCGTGGGTGATGAAGGCGGCTTTGCGCCGAATCTCAAATCCAACGCCGAGGCGATTGAGGTCCTGCTGGCGGCCATCAAGAGCGCCGGGTATAAAGAAGGCAAGGACATTTTGCTGGCGCTCGATGTGGCGGCGAGTGAATTGTACCAGAACAAGAAATACGTGCTGGCGGCGGAGAAGAAATCGAAACTCACTTCCGACGAGATGGTTGATTACCTGGCCGGGCTGGTGAAGAAGTATCCGATCGTCAGCATCGAGGACGGCCTGGCGGAGAACGACTGGAAGGGCTGGGAGAAGCTCACGAAAAAAGTGGGTGACACCACGCAGTTGGTGGGGGACGACCTGTTCGTCACCAACACCAAAATTCTGAAGAAAGGCATTCAGGAAGGCGTGTGCAACTCGATCCTGATCAAAGTGAACCAGATCGGTACGCTGACCGAAACGCTGGAAGCGGTAGAGATGGCCAAACGCGCCGGGTACACCGCCGTCATTTCGCATCGCTCCGGGGAAACGGAGGACACCACCATCGCCGACATCTCGGTGGGGGTCAACTCCGGACAGATCAAGACCGGGTCGCTGTGCCGCACCGACCGCGTCGCCAAGTACAACCAGCTCCTGCGAATTGAAGAAATGCTGGGGCCGTCGGCGGTGTTCAAAGGCCGCGAGGTGTTTTACAACCTGGGAATGTAA
- the mtnP gene encoding S-methyl-5'-thioadenosine phosphorylase — protein sequence MAADILGVIGGSGLYNMKDLKVEKEVAVDTPYGAPSDPVVIGELAGTKLAFLPRHGVGHRITPSEINYRANVFAMKKLGVERIVSVSAVGSMKEEIVPGHIVLPDQFIDRTHRRIGTFFTDGIVGHVSLADPICDDLHGKVLEAAQKAGAVVHEHGTYVCIEGPQFSTRAESNVYRSWGVEVIGMTNVTEAKLAREAGICYVTIALATDYDCWHIEEEPVTLEQVLEIMHNNVELAQTILKEVVALPILKRQCECGEAAKKAIVTDPAKIPDQRKRDLEPLFGKL from the coding sequence ATGGCGGCAGACATTCTCGGTGTGATCGGCGGCAGCGGCCTGTACAACATGAAAGACCTCAAGGTGGAAAAGGAAGTCGCCGTGGACACGCCTTACGGAGCTCCTTCGGACCCCGTAGTGATAGGGGAACTGGCGGGAACGAAACTCGCATTCCTGCCGCGCCATGGCGTCGGCCACCGTATCACTCCGTCCGAGATCAACTACCGCGCCAACGTCTTTGCCATGAAAAAACTCGGCGTCGAGCGCATCGTGTCGGTCAGCGCCGTGGGGAGCATGAAGGAAGAGATCGTGCCGGGGCACATCGTTCTGCCCGACCAGTTCATCGACCGTACGCACCGGCGCATCGGCACCTTTTTCACGGACGGCATTGTCGGGCACGTGAGTCTGGCCGATCCCATCTGCGACGACCTGCACGGCAAGGTGCTGGAAGCCGCGCAGAAAGCAGGGGCCGTGGTGCACGAACACGGCACCTATGTATGCATCGAGGGACCGCAGTTTTCGACGCGGGCGGAGTCGAACGTGTACCGAAGCTGGGGCGTGGAGGTGATCGGCATGACCAACGTCACCGAGGCCAAACTGGCACGCGAAGCGGGCATTTGTTATGTTACCATTGCGCTCGCCACGGACTACGACTGCTGGCATATTGAGGAGGAGCCGGTCACGCTGGAACAGGTGCTGGAGATCATGCACAACAACGTCGAACTGGCGCAGACCATCCTGAAGGAAGTGGTGGCGCTTCCCATCCTCAAACGCCAATGCGAATGTGGCGAGGCGGCGAAGAAAGCCATCGTCACCGATCCCGCGAAAATTCCCGATCAACGCAAACGAGACCTCGAACCCCTGTTTGGAAAGCTATGA